A segment of the Candidatus Zixiibacteriota bacterium genome:
GCGCGAAGTTTATACTCGTATCAATATGATGAAGCCGTATCGGCGCGACGATATTGAGGGCGTCTGGTGTATCAATTGCTTTTTTATCAATAAGAATTATCGCCGCCTCGGATTGGCAAGGGAGATGCTGGCGGCGGCGGCTAAATTTATTAAGAAACGCAAGGTTAAAATTATCGAAGCCTATCCGACGCCGCTTACCAAAGACGGCAGACAACTACCGGCGGCGTTTTCATATACCGGCCCGTTGAAGATGTTTGAAGATATCGGGTTTAAGATTGTCCAGCGCACATCCCACTCCCGCCCACTGGTGCGGAAAATGATATAAAAATTTCATTTTCCCGCAGCAAGGGGCCTGTTGAAAAAGTCTTGAAATGATCTTCAGCCTAAAGAATGGGGAAACATTTCGAATCGTAAGTTCTTGATACACGTCAGGTCACAATTTTGTTTTCACAAAATCAAGACCTGCCGCAAC
Coding sequences within it:
- a CDS encoding GNAT family N-acetyltransferase, giving the protein MSNFSFKEICPEMWCDFEKLFGQKGACAGCWCQHWRMSNRFKEWENKKGRKNKAASKKLILSGGMTGLLAYDGDIPVGWCSYGPREVYTRINMMKPYRRDDIEGVWCINCFFINKNYRRLGLAREMLAAAAKFIKKRKVKIIEAYPTPLTKDGRQLPAAFSYTGPLKMFEDIGFKIVQRTSHSRPLVRKMI